In Oreochromis aureus strain Israel breed Guangdong linkage group 20, ZZ_aureus, whole genome shotgun sequence, the following are encoded in one genomic region:
- the gpr182 gene encoding G-protein coupled receptor 182: MTFNHSLDFLNGTPWYVVECTLQLNTTSRRIALFLMYLFIFMVGLMENTLVVWVNWRRRHSSNGVLFCIINVSLSDLMVIMILPFFMMEVTLDQVWLWGRFLCKVTHLIYVINFYSSSFFLAFMTLERYFSLSRPSSSSFFPAGGRKRWVVCGGLWGLSLLLALLENVHVDLLEWDEPGCYMLPEYSYTEWFVTVSFLCLVFQFLGPAAVIITCNVLIARAAKRATDVQNRRDVWLVHVYSLVFVMCWLPYHLVTFLMIIDDLDPYVFSCNMVEVLYFSFSVVQCISLLHCVANPFLYNFLSKSFRNNLINTMLNYIPREGTAERVGPRANAKTANEGGRDPGKLSNASTSHSDVGS, from the coding sequence ATGACCTTCAACCACTCGCTAGACTTCTTGAACGGCACGCCATGGTACGTCGTCGAGTGCACCCTCCAGCTCAACACGACATCCCGACGCATCGCCCTCTTCCTGATGTACCTATTCATCTTCATGGTGGGCCTGATGGAGAACACGCTGGTCGTCTGGGTCAACTGGCGCCGAAGGCATTCCTCCAATGGGGTCCTCTTCTGCATCATCAACGTGAGCCTGTCGGACCTGATGGTGATCATGATCCTTCCTTTCTTCATGATGGAGGTAACCCTGGACCAGGTCTGGCTGTGGGGTCGCTTTCTCTGCAAGGTCACCCACCTCATCTACGTGATCAACTTCtacagcagctccttcttcctGGCCTTCATGACCCTTGAGCGCTATTTCTCACTGTCAAGACCGTCATCGTCAAGCTTCTTCCCTGCGGGAGGCCGGAAGCGGTGGGTGGTCTGTGGGGGCCTCTGGGGGCTCTCCTTGCTTCTGGCTCTGTTGGAGAACGTCCATGTGGATCTTCTGGAGTGGGACGAGCCAGGTTGTTACATGCTGCCTGAATACAGCTACACCGAATGGTTCGTCACAGTGTCTTTCTTGTGCCTGGTCTTCCAGTTCCTGGGCCCGGCTGCTGTCATCATCACCTGCAACGTACTGATCGCTCGTGCAGCCAAAAGGGCGACGGATGTGCAGAACCGACGGGATGTTTGGCTGGTGCACGTGTACTCCCTGGTGTTTGTAATGTGCTGGCTTCCCTACCACTTGGTCACGTTCTTGATGATAATAGACGACCTTGACCCCTATGTATTCAGCTGCAACATGGTGGAAGTGCTCTACTTCTCTTTCAGCGTGGTGCAGTGCATTTCGCTTTTGCACTGCGTTGCCAACCCCTTCCTCTACAATTTCCTCAGCAAGAGCTTTCGGAACAACCTGATCAACACCATGTTGAACTACATTCCCAGAGAGGGGACTGCAGAACGGGTGGGACCCAGAGCCAACGCCAAAACTGCAAATGAGGGCGGTAGAGACCCGGGGAAGCTGAGTAACGCCAGCACCAGCCATTCTGATGTTGGATCATAA
- the LOC116309168 gene encoding zinc finger and BTB domain-containing protein 39 translates to MRIRLQCPGHAASLLSELNRCRQSRQYCDVFLQVGNRTFAAHRAVLACAGTYFRNLFTRTPSASSAAFSLEFISPANFEKVLTFVYTGEIVTDLIDVGVLYELAERLGVSELVKACHATFPDLQASVSANCKASSPSDVTLDSSMVAAPPTVVAVSAASVPSVCSSAASCSSLSSSAGPSAAPTPAAAPSPLFQIRTGRSGREAQAGPLSLDLKAEDVQSHIGYGQMGADHQLPGGPPLTSSSSLSLQADGLQPVGPVLQLKTEHGLNDGEAGGCCEDGDRDGQMVSESAGDSLSRSSNPVTSESCSLPDSSAQLGAEACAPTSSSGESPGSLQVAAVEGGVVDVQRDSRLMFGEVEEGDTEEEREALQGNGAVEGTEEEQWRQLAGEIIELSDDENFMEEGEEEDEDEDDLVCVENGDGGNTSSQVTGSTVTCKACTVALPADPAAIRRHGETHLTELGLCRVCGASFPDRAAGIAHSFTHMGVQLFTCDMCHLQFCSQKKLLRHHRQTASSYTIPQGALTNSSYSLELQCAVCTKSLSKDFQTVKDHLLSHVCPQSLSCGVCHLPQLSLCSLLWHALAHLSLPVFTCPHCARCFVERALLDRHMAVHAEEAAAKEREQSALRAYGVRADGGGGGGGAEELHCFLCPQTFRSSSAFQYHLSLHTSDSTGSGGTAGGQGWLGKRKADQSLECPPSSCSSSSSRDVSGLVKMSNFGLGLGMGISVSDKFFQGPMHGVSSGVLTNGSSGQDSGVGPAGVRGKWYRCRYCGKRFAHSGEFTYHLRIHTGEKPYQCKVCLRFFRGRSTMICHLKTHAGALMYRCTVCGLYFSTLKLVSSHMELHKDHLPPDFNIEQTFMYNDHSKEPLPTVDT, encoded by the exons ATGAGGATCCGGCTGCAGTGTCCCGGCCACGCTGCCAGCCTTCTCTCCGAGCTTAACCGTTGCCGCCAATCACGTCAGTACTGCGATGTGTTCCTGCAAGTTGGCAACCGGACATTCGCGGCCCACCGTGCGGTGCTGGCCTGCGCCGGGACGTACTTTCGCAACTTGTTCACCAGAACTCCCAGCGCGTCCAGTGCCGCCTTCTCTTTGGAGTTTATCTCCCCAGCTAACTTTGAGAAAGTGCTGACGTTCGTCTACACCGGGGAGATAGTGACTGATCTCATAGATGTCGGGGTCCTGTACGAGCTGGCCGAGCGGCTTGGGGTCAGTGAACTGGTGAAGGCTTGTCACGCTACCTTCCCTGACCTGCAGGCTTCTGTGTCTGCAAACTGCAAAGCCAGCAGTCCCAGTGACGTCACCCTGGACTCCAGCATGGTGGCTGCTCCACCCACAGTGGTTGCAGTTAGTGCAGCTTCTGTGCCATCTGTGTGCTCCTCCGCCGCCTCCTGCTCTTCTCTGTCTTCATCGGCGGGCCCGTCTGCTGCCCCgactcctgctgctgctccctCCCCTCTTTTCCAAATCAGGACGGGCAGGTCAGGCCGCGAAGCTCAGGCCGGACCTCTGTCTCTGGACCTAAAGGCAGAAGATGTCCAGTCTCATATTGGCTACGGGCAGATGGGAGCAGATCATCAGTTACCAGGAGGACCGCCTttaaccagcagcagcagcctttcCCTTCAGGCTGACGGCTTGCAGCCTGTGGGGCCTGTGCTCCAGCTGAAGACCGAGCACGGGCTGAATGATGGGGAGGCGGGAGGCTGCTGTGAGGACGGTGACAGAGATGGTCAAATGGTTTCTGAGAGCGCGGGCGACTCTTTGTCTCGCAGCAGCAACCCTGTTACGTCTGAGTCTTGCTCCCTCCCTGACTCTTCAGCTCAGCTCGGTGCTGAAGCCTGCGCCCCGACATCATCCTCAGGAGAGTCTCCAGGCAGCCTTCAGGTGGCAGCGGTGGAAGGCGGCGTGGTCGACGTGCAGCGGGACAGCAGGCTGATGTTTGGGGAAGTGGAGGAAGGAGACactgaggaggagagggaggcccTGCAAGGTAATGGAGCAGTGGAGGGAACAGAGGAAGAGCAGTGGAGACAGTTGGCAGGAGAGATCATCGAGCTGAGCGACGATGAGAACTTCatggaggagggagaggaggaggacgaggatGAAGATGACCTTGTATGTGTGGAGAATGGAGATGGAGGGAATACGAGTAGCCAG GTGACAGGAAGCACGGTGACATGTAAAGCTTGCACAGTGGCACTCCCAGCAGATCCAGCTGCCATCAGAAGACACGGTGAGACACACCTGACGGAGCTGGGGCTCTGCAGGGTATGCGGAGCCTCTTTTCCAGACCGTGCTGCAGGCATCGCCCATTCCTTCACCCATATGGGAGTGCAGCTCTTCACCTGTGACATGTGCCACCTGCAGTTCTGCAGCCAAAAGAAACTGTTGCGGCACCACCGCCAGACAGCATCCAGTTACACCATCCCACAGGGGGCGCTGACCAACAGCAGCTACAGCCTAGAGCTGCAGTGTGCTGTATGCACCAAATCCCTCAGCAAGGACTTCCAG ACTGTCAAAGACCACCTGCTGAGCCATGTGTGCCCCCAGAGCCTGAGCTGTGGCGTGTGCCACCTCCCCCAGCTGTCCCTGTGCTCCCTGCTGTGGCACGCCCTTGCCCACCTCTCCCTGCCCGTCTTCACCTGCCCACACTGTGCCCGCTGCTTTGTAGAGCGCGCCCTGCTGGACAGACACATGGCTGTGCACGCTGAGGAGGCGGCAGCTAAGGAGAGGGAGCAGTCGGCGCTGAGGGCTTACGGAGTCAGAGCAGATGGAGGTGGCGGTGGAGGAGGAGCGGAGGAGCTGCATTGCTTCCTGTGCCCACAGACGTTTCGCTCGTCCTCGGCGTTTCAGTACCACCTCAGTTTGCACACCAGCGACTCCACGGGGAGCGGAGGAACCGCTGGTGGCCAGGGGTGGTTAGGGAAACGTAAAGCGGATCAGTCTCTGGAGTGCCCGCCGtcttcctgctcctcctcctcgtcaCGGGACGTCAGCGGGCTCGTTAAAATGAGCAACTTCGGTTTGGGTTTGGGAATGGGCATCAGCGTGTCGGACAAGTTTTTTCAAGGGCCGATGCACGGCGTATCCTCTGGAGTCCTGACGAACGGAAGCTCCGGTCAGGACAGCGGTGTTGGACCTGCAGGGGTGCGTGGGAAGTGGTACCGGTGTCGCTACTGCGGGAAACGTTTCGCTCACTCGGGGGAGTTCACCTACCACCTCCGTATCCACACCGGGGAGAAACCCTACCAGTGTAAAGTGTGTCTGCGCTTCTTCAGGGGGCGCTCCACCATGATCTGCCACCTGAAGACGCACGCCGGAGCCCTGATGTACCGCTGCACCGTCTGCGGCCTTTACTTCTCCACGCTAAAGCTGGTGTCGTCACACATGGAGCTCCACAAGGACCACTTACCGCCAGACTTCAACATCGAGCAGACCTTCATGTACAATGATCACTCTAAAGAACCGCTGCCCACTGTGGACACCTGA